One window from the genome of Brachyspira sp. SAP_772 encodes:
- a CDS encoding ATPase → MNTALLLGYIGAGIMVGMSGIGSAVGTSISAMTTVGALKKNKDAFGSCLVLSALPGTQGLYGFAAFFIMQPYLTADITIFQGAAILGAGIAVGLACMVSAIFQGKVCANGVEAIGNGYDVFGNTIIVAVFPELYAIVSFATAFLISGVLGA, encoded by the coding sequence ATGAACACAGCGCTTTTATTAGGATATATAGGAGCGGGTATAATGGTAGGTATGTCTGGTATTGGTAGTGCGGTTGGTACTTCTATTTCTGCTATGACTACTGTTGGAGCTTTGAAAAAAAACAAAGATGCATTTGGTAGCTGTCTTGTTTTAAGTGCGTTGCCTGGTACACAAGGTCTTTATGGTTTTGCTGCTTTCTTTATTATGCAGCCTTATTTGACTGCTGACATCACTATCTTCCAAGGTGCTGCTATATTGGGTGCTGGTATTGCTGTTGGTTTAGCTTGTATGGTTTCTGCTATATTCCAAGGTAAAGTTTGTGCTAACGGTGTTGAAGCTATAGGTAATGGTTATGATGTATTTGGTAACACTATCATCGTTGCTGTATTCCCAGAACTTTACGCTATCGTTTCTTTCGCTACAGCATTCTTAATCAGCGGTGTTTTAGGTGCTTAA
- a CDS encoding HNH/ENDO VII family nuclease has protein sequence MEKTYENLESENIKNKEKDIIPDFKDIKSDVSQTSNMEKSPEDAKKIEENSPFSKEINDSIRTKEELDVYKNAPLKEGKVNGKPTLERTDIDYNQIDEDTGKTNLELMKDGKAPLDKDGNPIELHHIGQKPDSPLAELTKEEHRGKNNHTTLHDLKKESEIDREKFNEERREYWQARAKQIEE, from the coding sequence ATGGAAAAAACATACGAAAATTTAGAATCTGAAAATATAAAAAATAAAGAGAAAGATATTATTCCTGATTTTAAAGATATAAAATCTGATGTAAGTCAAACTAGTAATATGGAAAAGTCTCCAGAAGATGCTAAAAAAATAGAAGAAAATAGTCCTTTTTCAAAAGAGATTAATGATAGTATTAGAACTAAAGAAGAGTTAGATGTATACAAAAATGCTCCTCTAAAAGAGGGAAAGGTTAATGGAAAGCCAACTCTTGAAAGAACTGATATAGACTATAATCAAATAGATGAAGATACAGGAAAAACAAATTTAGAATTAATGAAAGATGGTAAAGCCCCACTTGATAAAGACGGCAACCCTATAGAGCTTCATCATATAGGTCAAAAGCCTGATTCTCCTTTAGCAGAGTTAACTAAAGAAGAACACAGAGGAAAAAATAATCATACAACACTTCATGATTTAAAAAAAGAATCTGAAATTGATAGAGAGAAATTTAATGAAGAACGTAGGGAATATTGGCAGGCTAGAGCTAAACAGATAGAAGAATAA
- a CDS encoding V-type ATP synthase subunit I: MIRKMKKLSLFVFHEDREKTLNDLASLGVVHIEIANGVSSENIENIAAQKNDANRAKTIINNALSDAKKAKKDVSNLKATDTSKKASDVIENVLQLSQSSDKLKAERDNLKKELSIIAPFGSFSFDKINNLKEKTSYDISFFSAPIKEYQAYNFGDIFTYAIKEEAGKVYFVAFKKEGSEEAIAFDIVNMPNKSYDELKTQISELDKKIEDIENDIIKNQVYIEAINKEVDNLNLQNHFEEAKESFVASEVTEGKILYVEAYVPKDKESEVKTLLDSKKIAYIMEEPTKDDNVPVELKNNKYSSAYELITKLFQLPNYFEIDLTPMIAVFYPLFFAYCFGDSGYGIVLTIVALVGLFTVLKGQLRGIGILALTLGICTTIMGVINGGSFFGVSIPSNTQIPIFATLSKYLIITDIKENWFLTPFNTALLIGVLHICFALVVGVIDRIKTSSIGDIFGAVGKLLFIPSLVLWFLGDMQKMEVIKQFSTIYYITMLVGLVFLVILSNVGKKPDVLNSILGVYFAATGIMGDTLSYIRLFALGASGSILALVINQIGMSFKAIPGVGVVIMVVFLVVGHIAIFALNILGALVHPLRLTFVEFYNNVGFEGGGKEYKPLKKVA; encoded by the coding sequence ATGATTAGAAAAATGAAGAAACTCTCTCTCTTTGTCTTTCATGAGGATAGGGAAAAAACTCTAAATGATTTAGCTTCTCTTGGAGTTGTGCATATAGAAATTGCTAACGGTGTTTCATCTGAAAATATAGAAAATATTGCCGCTCAGAAAAATGATGCTAATAGAGCTAAAACTATTATAAATAATGCTTTATCTGATGCTAAAAAAGCTAAGAAAGATGTATCTAATCTTAAAGCAACTGATACTAGCAAAAAAGCTTCTGATGTAATAGAGAATGTTTTACAGTTATCTCAATCTTCTGATAAATTAAAAGCTGAAAGAGATAACCTTAAAAAAGAATTATCTATTATAGCTCCTTTTGGAAGTTTTAGCTTTGATAAGATTAACAACTTAAAAGAAAAAACTTCTTATGATATATCATTTTTTAGTGCTCCTATAAAAGAGTATCAAGCTTATAATTTTGGCGACATATTTACTTATGCTATAAAAGAAGAAGCTGGTAAGGTTTATTTTGTTGCTTTCAAGAAAGAGGGCAGCGAAGAGGCAATTGCTTTTGATATTGTTAATATGCCTAATAAATCTTATGATGAATTAAAAACTCAAATATCTGAACTTGATAAAAAGATAGAAGATATTGAAAATGATATAATAAAAAATCAGGTATATATAGAAGCTATTAATAAAGAAGTAGATAATCTTAATTTACAGAATCATTTTGAAGAGGCTAAAGAGAGTTTTGTAGCTAGTGAGGTTACAGAGGGCAAGATACTTTATGTTGAAGCTTATGTACCTAAAGATAAAGAGAGCGAAGTTAAAACTTTACTCGACAGCAAAAAAATAGCTTACATAATGGAAGAGCCTACAAAAGATGATAATGTACCTGTTGAGCTTAAAAACAATAAGTATTCTTCTGCTTATGAGCTTATTACAAAATTGTTCCAATTGCCTAATTATTTCGAGATAGATTTAACTCCTATGATAGCAGTTTTCTATCCGTTATTTTTCGCTTATTGTTTTGGGGACTCTGGTTATGGTATAGTATTAACTATAGTAGCTTTGGTAGGTTTATTTACTGTGCTAAAAGGACAATTAAGAGGTATTGGTATACTTGCTTTAACACTTGGAATATGTACTACTATTATGGGTGTTATAAACGGAGGTAGTTTCTTTGGTGTAAGCATACCTTCTAATACTCAAATACCTATATTTGCTACTTTAAGTAAGTATTTAATAATTACTGACATAAAAGAAAATTGGTTCTTAACTCCATTTAATACAGCATTACTTATAGGTGTACTTCATATATGTTTTGCTTTAGTAGTTGGTGTTATAGACAGAATTAAAACTAGCTCTATAGGTGATATATTTGGAGCTGTTGGTAAACTTTTATTTATACCGAGCCTTGTTTTATGGTTCTTGGGTGATATGCAAAAAATGGAAGTTATCAAACAATTCAGCACTATATATTATATAACTATGCTTGTTGGTTTGGTATTCTTAGTAATACTTTCTAATGTTGGTAAAAAACCAGATGTATTAAACTCTATACTTGGTGTTTATTTTGCTGCAACTGGTATAATGGGGGATACACTTTCTTATATACGTTTGTTTGCATTAGGTGCTTCTGGTTCTATATTGGCTTTGGTAATAAACCAAATAGGTATGAGTTTCAAAGCTATACCGGGTGTTGGTGTTGTTATAATGGTGGTATTCCTAGTAGTTGGACATATTGCTATATTCGCATTAAACATACTTGGTGCTTTGGTACACCCTTTGAGATTAACTTTTGTAGAGTTCTACAATAACGTTGGTTTTGAGGGCGGCGGTAAGGAATATAAGCCACTTAAAAAGGTAGCTTAA
- a CDS encoding SMI1/KNR4 family protein has product MNRLKQKLIELDIYKDRNVTDSNIKELEDKLNLKLDKSMCLYLKDICLFSYKDKEFFGLGVKGYRNILKATLEERELNDSFPKDCLVLQNVGVDGLLVLVNTKGQVIEWTPSGHNKIVSNNLEDFLLNELK; this is encoded by the coding sequence ATGAATAGATTAAAACAAAAACTTATTGAATTAGATATTTATAAAGATAGAAATGTAACAGATAGTAATATTAAAGAATTAGAAGATAAACTTAATTTAAAGTTAGATAAGTCTATGTGTCTTTATTTAAAAGATATATGTTTATTTAGCTATAAAGATAAAGAGTTTTTTGGACTTGGAGTTAAAGGATATAGAAACATATTAAAGGCAACTTTAGAAGAAAGAGAATTAAATGATAGTTTTCCAAAAGATTGTTTAGTTTTACAAAATGTTGGAGTTGATGGACTTTTGGTATTGGTGAATACTAAGGGACAAGTGATAGAGTGGACTCCATCAGGTCATAATAAAATAGTATCTAATAATTTAGAAGATTTTTTGCTTAATGAATTGAAATAA
- a CDS encoding dynamin family protein — MKEVYFEYNPFTLEFKLEENGIKFDPESKIYSYSRDSKRLQSWIHKFIPELYEVINEDFVLNFKGTSFDYDDIQFEIDEFNKKHKTNIKSSLHEVKSIDTRLHELVKLFNSIKEESPIDELKDENIFARFYSDINKEFEIAVVATVSSGKSTLINSLLGKELMPSKKQACTSTIIRIKDVDNSDNISVLCRDENENIIDDESYRSDNADIDIIRKFNDDEKVHYIDLEMDIPFVDTDTLELVLLDTPGPNNFSDKTHKEKTRKVINKSDPLILYVIDGVHQSTDNRLLLEDISKAMKRGGRQGKDRFIFVVNKVDELDIDSGDSIEQLHREVIQYLKDFEIVNPNIYFVSARMAMIIKLINKKEDLRNRQNKSFFDSSRYLFEEYEEFNLNQYSSISKNNKLKIENILNNPKDDLEKILIYSGIPALEFGIKDYLEKYAMAEKMEKAIKSFLLYIDENNFIDKINEILVKKEDENSYISETIMKMEEQIKFCESAIPYFRDKINKLDMYDKIKTDFEDIFNNFSERLRKEMNIVFEDTIKKSFGYNVQKGINSVKDNVQKGIDDLKDVIHSLYSKVSNTPRSALNGNENVILIEGNDYENYNISIPEQKEYTININNMIKELLSQLTVELDSYLNENINLILKNIINEYKISIYNTLNELSMYKFISKELSIESETLFDRCSINDINNTLNNYILNRKIELKPEFKDKWWDIQSWDIRLWDEFNIKEYNENVFNKLINDMREEIDNITENSIENIDNLKSYILSEIEKLEYVLKSKKEDLKYKNITKEELEQFIEKEKNKLAWIQDIKSKLEDIITL, encoded by the coding sequence ATGAAAGAAGTTTATTTTGAGTATAATCCTTTTACTTTGGAATTTAAATTAGAAGAAAATGGAATAAAATTTGATCCTGAATCTAAAATATATAGTTACAGCAGAGATAGTAAAAGACTCCAGTCTTGGATTCATAAATTTATTCCTGAATTATATGAAGTTATAAATGAAGATTTTGTTTTGAATTTTAAGGGTACTTCTTTTGATTATGATGATATTCAATTTGAAATAGATGAATTTAATAAAAAACATAAGACTAATATTAAATCTTCATTGCATGAAGTAAAATCAATAGATACAAGATTACATGAATTGGTAAAATTATTCAATTCTATAAAAGAAGAATCTCCTATAGATGAATTGAAAGATGAAAATATATTTGCTAGATTTTATTCTGATATTAATAAAGAATTTGAAATAGCTGTTGTTGCTACAGTAAGCAGCGGAAAATCTACTTTGATAAATTCTTTATTGGGTAAAGAACTTATGCCTTCGAAAAAACAGGCTTGTACTTCTACTATAATTAGAATTAAAGATGTTGATAATTCGGATAATATTTCAGTATTATGCAGAGATGAGAATGAAAATATAATTGATGATGAATCATACAGGTCAGATAATGCTGATATAGATATAATTAGAAAATTTAATGATGATGAAAAAGTTCATTATATAGATTTAGAGATGGATATACCATTTGTAGATACTGATACTTTAGAGCTCGTTTTACTTGATACCCCCGGCCCTAATAATTTCAGTGATAAAACACATAAAGAAAAAACTAGAAAAGTTATTAATAAATCTGATCCTTTAATTTTATATGTTATAGATGGAGTTCATCAAAGTACAGACAATAGATTATTATTAGAAGATATTTCAAAAGCTATGAAAAGGGGTGGAAGACAGGGAAAAGACAGATTTATTTTTGTTGTTAATAAAGTAGATGAACTTGATATAGATAGCGGAGATTCTATTGAACAGCTTCATAGAGAAGTGATTCAATATTTAAAAGATTTTGAAATAGTAAATCCAAATATATATTTTGTATCTGCAAGAATGGCTATGATTATTAAATTAATAAATAAAAAAGAAGATTTAAGAAATAGGCAAAATAAATCTTTTTTTGATTCTTCAAGATATTTATTTGAAGAATATGAGGAGTTTAATCTCAATCAATATTCTTCTATTTCAAAAAATAATAAATTAAAAATTGAAAATATATTAAATAATCCTAAAGATGATTTGGAAAAGATTTTAATATATTCAGGCATTCCTGCTCTTGAATTTGGTATAAAAGATTATTTAGAAAAATATGCTATGGCTGAGAAAATGGAAAAGGCTATAAAATCATTTTTATTATATATAGATGAAAATAATTTTATAGATAAAATAAATGAAATACTTGTAAAAAAAGAAGATGAAAACAGCTATATTTCAGAAACAATTATGAAAATGGAAGAACAAATAAAGTTCTGTGAATCTGCTATTCCATATTTCCGTGATAAAATTAATAAATTAGATATGTATGATAAAATTAAAACAGATTTTGAAGATATTTTTAATAATTTTTCTGAAAGGTTACGCAAAGAAATGAATATAGTATTTGAAGATACTATAAAAAAATCGTTTGGATATAATGTTCAAAAAGGAATTAATAGTGTTAAAGATAATGTGCAAAAGGGAATTGATGATCTTAAAGATGTAATTCATAGCTTATATAGCAAAGTCTCTAATACTCCTAGAAGTGCTTTAAATGGAAATGAGAATGTTATATTAATAGAAGGCAATGATTATGAAAACTACAATATTAGTATACCAGAACAAAAAGAATATACAATTAATATCAATAATATGATAAAAGAACTATTAAGTCAATTAACTGTAGAATTAGATTCTTATTTAAATGAAAATATAAATCTTATTTTAAAAAATATAATTAATGAATATAAAATAAGTATTTATAATACGCTTAATGAATTATCCATGTATAAATTTATATCTAAAGAGCTGTCAATTGAATCTGAAACTCTATTTGACAGATGCTCTATTAATGATATTAATAATACATTAAATAATTATATATTGAATAGAAAAATAGAACTAAAACCTGAGTTTAAAGATAAATGGTGGGATATACAATCTTGGGATATAAGATTATGGGATGAGTTTAATATAAAAGAGTATAATGAGAATGTTTTTAATAAATTAATAAATGATATGAGAGAGGAGATTGATAATATAACAGAGAATTCTATTGAAAATATTGATAATTTAAAGAGTTATATTTTATCAGAAATAGAGAAACTAGAATATGTTCTAAAATCAAAAAAAGAAGATTTAAAATATAAAAATATCACTAAAGAAGAATTAGAACAATTTATAGAAAAAGAAAAAAACAAATTGGCATGGATACAAGATATTAAATCAAAATTAGAAGATATTATCACTTTATAG
- a CDS encoding V-type ATP synthase subunit D: MALKFQYNKTALQNLRRQLSIREKALPTLKSKEAALRLEVRKITAEIELLKEEYQALVKQNQNYNGFWTEFPEIVKIRNVNSEQKNIAGVKVSILTGIDFDIENVSMFNMPSWIRLAINMFELLMTLQIKIEMTEARLNALAYARKKTTQKVNLYEKVQIPEYKTAIIKIKRYMEDEENLSKSSQKIVKERNRAKEASL, translated from the coding sequence ATGGCATTAAAGTTTCAATACAATAAAACGGCTCTTCAAAACCTAAGACGCCAGCTTTCCATTCGTGAGAAAGCTTTGCCTACTTTGAAAAGTAAAGAGGCAGCACTTCGTCTTGAGGTGAGAAAGATTACCGCTGAGATTGAATTACTTAAAGAAGAATATCAAGCTCTTGTGAAACAAAATCAAAACTATAATGGTTTTTGGACTGAGTTTCCTGAGATTGTTAAGATTAGAAATGTAAACTCTGAGCAAAAAAATATTGCTGGTGTTAAGGTTTCTATATTAACAGGAATAGATTTTGATATTGAAAATGTCAGCATGTTTAATATGCCTTCTTGGATTAGGCTTGCCATTAATATGTTTGAACTACTCATGACATTACAAATAAAAATTGAAATGACTGAGGCAAGATTAAATGCTTTGGCTTATGCTAGGAAAAAAACTACTCAGAAAGTTAACCTTTATGAGAAAGTACAAATTCCTGAGTATAAAACAGCTATAATCAAAATAAAAAGGTATATGGAAGATGAAGAAAATTTAAGTAAGTCTTCTCAAAAGATAGTAAAAGAAAGAAACAGAGCTAAGGAGGCGTCTTTATGA
- a CDS encoding ATP-binding protein, with protein MLEENGKKKDVNTNLQYLEVNKDSPKLKIQEDFLRDNSELINSLIKADIAVMKKYLPTISNLDIVPLTDELKNKDVSDYIRFYKINRLVFENNENNQIKLSSLYQAIYNTNSSVITIIESNENEINLYIGIKNIDDINSTSSANSILNSSKEVLKNSITGIFSGTELSNVDNDKIKHTLNNISRDCNIISSCSSIAGVKKIDIKDDNNSFTQGIEKLIDAMRGEKYTIVIISDPIMQNEISAIKSGYESIYSQLSPFRTTHLSYSTNESEAVTKTLTEGISHSISKSISDTETKSKTTTFSVGKTFGNSTTNSVTNSQFNSQSIGESTSESISNTESVSNTNSYAKTDSTSVGASVGGSVGVNAKVANVGLGGSISASKGWATTSGIAKTIGMAQTIGTIVGKTLINTVGTSVATTVANTVFSSINMGLARSYGTAKSHTIGRSDTDTKDSSTSEGTSKTTGNDKSLQVTSENKMVTNILDKIDSQLERINECADVGVWNSAAYFITDNVQTNRVVSSMYQSLIRGEGSSVEIGAINLWNDENRNRIEVLNYISKMYHPMFHIDDTMPNFSPAVTISSMELAIQAGLPQKSVAGVPVIKYTPFSREIVSYDNIDDRNSINIGKIFHFGKEENREVNLNLKSLASHTFITGSTGSGKSNTIYNIISKFIIKNIKFMVIEPAKGEYKNVFGHRKDVHVFGTNPYHTELLRINPFSFNKSIHVLEHIDRLIDIFNVCWPMYAAMPAVLKEAIEKSYINTGWDLDMSVNKYGDNIFPNFIDVLNNLKKVIESSDYSQEVKSNYTGSLVTRVKSLTNGIIGRIFSSKEIDEKILFDENVIVDLSRIGSLETKSMIMGILIMKLSEYRTSSQAMNQNLKHVTILEEAHNILKRTSTEQVSESSNLVGKSVEMLSNSIAEMRTYGEGFIIADQSPSAVDMSAIRNTNTKIILRLPEYSDREMVGKAAGLNDDKIEELAKLHTGVAAVYQNNWIDSVLCKVEYYDSIEEGKSYKIEDKNFIENKSSKGNILKCLVQKSLNENIDSNIISSLDDINIAESAKINIREIFKSERIDNAKLSLAVYDILNGSDLLISNQEYTDFQIWHNNIIRDIENIDNGLDRKYILEAMNLMLMHSSNIGICKIDKYSDWVENFYNKGV; from the coding sequence ATGTTAGAAGAAAATGGTAAAAAAAAAGATGTAAATACAAATCTTCAGTATCTTGAGGTTAATAAAGATTCACCTAAATTAAAGATACAAGAAGATTTTCTTAGAGATAATAGTGAACTTATAAATTCTCTAATAAAGGCAGATATTGCTGTTATGAAAAAATATTTGCCTACTATTTCTAATTTGGATATAGTTCCATTAACTGATGAGCTTAAGAATAAGGATGTATCTGATTATATAAGATTTTATAAGATTAATAGATTGGTTTTTGAGAATAATGAAAATAATCAAATAAAACTTTCTTCATTGTATCAGGCTATTTATAATACTAATTCATCAGTTATAACTATTATTGAAAGTAATGAAAATGAAATAAACTTATATATAGGCATAAAAAATATAGATGATATTAATAGCACATCATCTGCAAATAGTATTTTAAATAGCTCTAAGGAAGTATTAAAAAATTCTATTACAGGAATATTTTCAGGCACAGAACTTTCTAATGTAGATAATGATAAAATTAAACATACATTAAATAACATATCAAGAGATTGTAATATCATTTCATCATGTTCTTCTATAGCAGGGGTAAAAAAGATTGATATAAAAGATGATAATAATTCTTTTACTCAGGGTATAGAAAAATTAATAGATGCTATGAGAGGGGAAAAATATACTATTGTTATAATATCAGACCCTATAATGCAAAATGAGATATCAGCTATTAAAAGCGGATATGAGAGTATTTACAGTCAATTATCTCCTTTTAGAACAACCCATTTAAGCTATTCTACAAATGAAAGCGAAGCTGTTACAAAAACTCTTACAGAAGGTATTTCCCATTCAATATCAAAAAGTATATCAGACACAGAAACAAAATCAAAAACAACAACTTTCTCTGTAGGAAAAACATTTGGAAATAGTACAACCAACTCAGTTACTAATTCCCAATTTAATAGCCAGTCTATAGGAGAAAGCACAAGTGAAAGTATATCAAATACTGAAAGTGTAAGCAATACAAATTCATATGCTAAAACAGATTCTACTTCAGTAGGAGCAAGTGTAGGAGGCAGTGTAGGAGTAAATGCTAAAGTGGCAAATGTAGGATTGGGAGGAAGTATTAGTGCTTCAAAAGGATGGGCTACTACTAGTGGCATAGCCAAAACAATTGGAATGGCTCAAACAATTGGTACAATAGTTGGAAAGACATTGATAAATACTGTAGGTACATCAGTAGCAACAACAGTGGCTAATACAGTTTTTTCTTCTATTAATATGGGGCTTGCTAGGAGTTATGGTACTGCTAAATCGCATACCATTGGTCGCAGTGATACAGATACAAAAGATTCTTCCACTTCCGAAGGCACTTCAAAAACAACAGGTAATGATAAATCTTTGCAAGTTACTTCTGAAAACAAAATGGTTACTAATATTTTAGATAAAATAGATAGTCAATTGGAGCGTATAAATGAATGTGCAGATGTAGGAGTATGGAATAGTGCTGCATATTTTATAACAGATAATGTACAAACAAATAGGGTTGTTTCAAGTATGTATCAGTCTTTGATAAGAGGGGAAGGTTCTTCTGTAGAAATAGGGGCTATTAATTTATGGAATGATGAAAATAGAAACAGAATAGAAGTATTAAATTATATATCAAAAATGTATCATCCTATGTTTCATATAGATGACACAATGCCTAATTTTTCACCTGCTGTTACAATAAGCAGTATGGAATTAGCTATACAGGCTGGTCTTCCTCAAAAAAGTGTTGCGGGAGTTCCCGTTATAAAATATACTCCTTTTTCTAGAGAAATAGTTTCTTATGATAATATAGATGATAGAAATAGTATTAATATAGGAAAAATATTTCATTTTGGAAAAGAAGAAAATAGAGAAGTTAATCTTAATTTAAAAAGTTTGGCTTCACATACTTTTATAACAGGTTCTACTGGTTCAGGAAAATCAAATACAATTTATAATATAATATCAAAGTTTATAATAAAAAATATAAAATTTATGGTTATAGAACCTGCTAAGGGTGAATATAAAAATGTATTTGGTCACAGAAAAGATGTTCATGTGTTTGGTACTAATCCTTACCATACTGAACTTTTAAGAATTAATCCTTTTAGCTTTAATAAAAGTATACATGTACTTGAACATATTGATAGACTTATAGATATATTCAATGTTTGCTGGCCTATGTATGCTGCTATGCCTGCAGTTTTAAAAGAGGCTATTGAAAAATCTTATATTAATACTGGATGGGATTTGGATATGTCTGTAAATAAATACGGAGATAATATATTTCCTAATTTTATAGATGTTTTGAATAATTTAAAAAAAGTTATAGAATCTTCTGATTATTCTCAGGAAGTAAAAAGCAATTATACAGGTTCATTGGTTACAAGAGTTAAATCTCTTACCAATGGTATAATAGGAAGAATATTTTCATCTAAAGAAATAGATGAGAAAATATTGTTTGATGAAAATGTTATAGTTGATTTAAGCAGAATTGGTTCATTAGAAACTAAATCAATGATAATGGGTATACTTATAATGAAGCTTTCAGAGTACAGAACATCATCTCAAGCAATGAATCAGAATTTAAAACATGTTACTATATTAGAAGAAGCTCATAACATATTAAAAAGAACATCTACTGAACAAGTTAGTGAGAGCTCTAATTTGGTAGGAAAATCAGTTGAGATGCTTTCAAACTCTATTGCTGAAATGCGTACTTATGGAGAAGGATTTATTATAGCAGATCAATCCCCTTCAGCAGTGGATATGTCGGCTATAAGAAATACTAATACAAAGATTATTTTAAGACTTCCTGAATATTCAGACAGAGAAATGGTTGGAAAAGCAGCTGGACTTAATGATGATAAAATAGAAGAATTAGCAAAACTTCATACAGGTGTTGCAGCAGTATATCAAAATAATTGGATTGATAGCGTTTTATGTAAAGTTGAATATTATGATTCTATTGAAGAAGGAAAATCATATAAGATAGAAGATAAAAACTTTATAGAAAATAAATCAAGCAAAGGTAATATATTAAAATGTTTAGTACAGAAATCATTGAATGAAAATATTGATTCTAATATTATTTCTTCTTTAGATGATATTAATATTGCTGAGTCAGCAAAGATTAATATTAGGGAAATATTTAAAAGTGAAAGAATTGATAATGCAAAACTTTCATTAGCTGTATATGATATATTAAATGGCAGTGATTTATTGATTTCTAATCAGGAATATACTGATTTTCAAATATGGCATAATAATATTATTAGAGATATTGAAAATATAGATAATGGGCTTGATAGAAAATATATTTTAGAGGCTATGAATTTAATGTTAATGCATTCTAGTAATATTGGAATTTGCAAAATTGATAAATATAGTGATTGGGTTGAAAATTTTTATAATAAAGGAGTATAA